AGTTGGGCATCACGGCCCGCTGCGACGCTTACGCCCGGAGAGTGATGGAGCAAGACCTGTGTCGGGATGCCGTGGCTTTGCGAGACGCTCTCCGTGAGCGTATGTGCTCACCGCGAGGCCAGATACCCATCGTTCCTGATCCTCAAATGAAGAGGGCGTGTGGCatggaggcggaggtggagaggaaaatGCGGCCGCGCCTTGCGATCACTGCTGCTTGATCATTCAAAATTCCCATCAATTCGACAACACACTTTAATATTTCGAAGCAAAGAATACGCATATCAAGCTTGCCAATTGAGGCAGACTCGCGGTAGAAGATAAACGCGTTACTaaagcaaaaagagaacGGAACAGCAGTTTGCAATACGGAATGAGATACCCTTTGTGCTTGAActtgtatttatttttcttttcctcatctttgctttcttgGTTGTCCCCATCTTCTTATGACTATACAAGGTAGAACTTGGTTCGAATATGGTCAGCATTTGATCCACGATGGACCTTGTCTCATCTCACCTCTTGTCCTGTTACATAGATAGATGACATCAAATAGATGCTTCTCACATTTGCCCAAGACAATATGCCAGTTATACGGAGCCAAGAGTGGCAGTTTATGCCAGCCAACCCACCACCCATCACCCAAGCCTGTGTGCAACGGACCCTTCGCCAGGTCAATCTCCAAGATACTCGATAAAACTCCACATTGAACGCCATAATTGATTCCAACAGATATCTATCTAAATCTATCTACAGCCAAGGCAACTTATTAAAGATAGCATCCTGCAATCAATAAacggaagaagagataaaaagaaaatccccCGGCCGACATAAATACAGATcagaaaaaaagcaacaGCAGTGGGACAAGTGAAAAACGACGATGAATGAAATGAACCCTTGGCCTTTCCCTAGATTTCCATACAATTTAACCCAAACTTGGAGACATgcgatttctttcttgagcCGACAGGAGGAATGATTATGTGGGCAAATGTCATCGTAATAATAACAACGGTATTATCAACcagaaggtaaaaaaaaaaaaacgggaaaagaaaaactagTCGCAACTTTCACTAAGGAAACATTATCACGTATCAACCCATCTGATATAAGATCGTCTGATGATGGTCATGGAACTCTGTGgaagggggaagggggaAGGGTGAGTAgatattgttgtttttcttcttcttttttttttttttccttttctgtttttttctttcccaagCTACCATGAGATAAATGGCAAACTGTCGTTcgtcttttccctcttcttcttctccttcatcatcatcatcatcatcattttgTTCTCGCTTTCTTTGACCTAACTTGCATGTCCACGGTGAGACATGATAAGCGGTCGCctgaaagaaagacagacagaagaggaggatcaCGACTTGATAGGGCTGAACCATGCATGACCCTCTGCCCTAATTTGTCGCAGCATTGGCGGGCGATTTGAATGGTTCAATGTGGCCGTTGCTGCGTTCCTGCTCAGACTCATGCTCCTCCTCGCTTGTCGGGGAAGGGGCGCGGCTTTCCAAGAGTGACCGACGGCTGCGCATCTGTGCATATGTCTAGTTAATAACAGTTCAATTTCACTCGGGTGACAGAATCTCCTTACCCAGGCTCTTACACCTCCAATCAATCCCAAGCTGTACCCGGTTGCAAAGTCTTCATTCCGCCCGTTTCCAATGGGGCTTTCAGACCGACCCACTGATTCCACCCGTGACAGATGGGTTTTCATGGCACCAGTGGTAGGGCTGACAACGTTTCCTCGTGTACTGCCCATGTCTACACTGTTCCTCGCGCTCGGTGCCGGGCTGCCAGGCCGGCTATTCTGCCAGAGCTGCCGTAATTCTCGGCCCAGCTCCTGACCCGTGGTTGTCCAGTTGTTCCGGATATTGTCCCGAATCTCCGCAACGTGTCGCTTGATTTCCAGTTCGTTCTTCTTAAGCCATGACACGTTCAGCTCCTGTCTCGATGCGCCTCGCTTGAATTGGCGGGAAATGTACTGGTCGTAGTCGCGGACAATTCTGCAATACAGTCAGCCTTTGGCGCAACACCCCAATAATTGACGGCTATACTCACCTGGTGATGATTCCCGTGGTGCTGACACCTTCCGTCCTCTGAGTAACCAAAAACTTGCCCTGGGCCTTGATCGGAGCGTAAATATCATCTCCTTCGGCCGCGCCATAGGGCAGGTCATCATGCGCAACGTAGTCGATTTGGTGCTCATCGAGAAACTCCGGAGTCAACAGCCATGGGCAATTAGGAATCACTTCGTCCACCCATTTACAGTGACGAACACTCTCTGCGCGCTCCGCACCACTCAGGACAGTAAGACCCTTCCGGTTATGAGTCTCCTCGTCTCCAGTCACACCGACCATCAGATGCACATCTGGGAaggccttcttcgcctgttCAAGCTGACGCATATGGCTGTTATGCAAGAAGCCCCATTAGCACCAGTCCAAGTTTTTTCAGAATAGACACGGTAACATACCCCACGTGAAACAAATCAAAGACACCATCGGCATACACGCGCACTGGACGCCCCACGGGCGGAGGATTGGTATGGTATCCAACCGGATCCTGCAACCCGGCCCGCTGAGGTGGCTGCATCATATCCTCGGTCTCCTCAACATCTGCCGTTTTGATCTGTAATCCCGACCGGCCCTTGCTTTGGTTTTCGATATCGCTGCTGGCAACTGTCGTTTCTGACGGCTCGCCTGGATCTTCTTTGCTGAGCGCCGAGGGTTCCTCGGTGGCAGGACCATTGGTTTGCTCGCCAGCCGCTGAGCTCTTCCGAGCCCGTTTCGATGGCGGAACATTGCCCGCTGAAGTTACATCAATTGGTGCCTGTTTCCTGTACTTAACCGACAAGGGAGTATTCGGACCGGTGGAATCGTCGCCATCTTCGCCCGACGCATCGCGTGATGAAGGTTGCAGAAGGTCAGCGGAGGTTACGTTGGACGGAAGATGTTGGGAAGCACTGCGCTTGCGCTTTCCTGCCGACGACGGAGAGGACATTATAATGGAATGGGGAGGTAATGACCGAGGGAGCCCTGCTCTACTTCCGTCGAAAaggaggttgttgttgttgttgttgttgttgtgtgCTTTTGAAAAATCGAATGATCAAATTAATCTcaggggagagggagagataGAGCtatgaagggcaagaaatAGAGACGCGTTGGGAGCGCGAAGAGGACAGAGTAGAAATGAGTgatggggaaaggaaagaagaaagcggGAGGAGTAGGACAAAACACGGGACCCGATTTAATGATTTTAGGGGTCTTGCTCTTTAGTTTACCCTTCTAGCCCCTAAAACCAATTGATTCATGGGGGTGGAGAGGTGACGgcggggagagagagagagagaaagtgCGTGAAAGAGGGAGGacaagaggagaaggaaaaagggaaaagatcCCGTActcgttctttttctatgtattatttattctcCTTCTAATTTTCATTGTAGAGAATTATTCGACCGGTCTCTTAGAATCATCTATAGTAgactgtacatacatgaaagaataaaattaaaaaactaaaaaagaCACCGCGTGGGCGGAGCCCCCAATATGACTCGGTAAGCGTTATTTCCAACATACTTACTAAGTATCCTATACTAGTATAGTACATACCTAAAGCTAAGGGTACCAACGCCATACTATctcatacatacagtaaACTGTCAAAACCATTACATGTatttccatctccttctAAAATTGCCCCAACAATTCTCGGTTGGTTCCTCCTACTCCATACCAATGcaatgttcttctcttctcggccttctctATATAAGATGgtactcttttctttccccctttctGGATACCAGTTATACGCTTCATCTTACACTaactctctctctctctctctctctctctctctctctctttcccacCACTCCTCCGTACATCACTCTGGAATGTGGGTTTCGGCGCATTCGCTCGGCCAAAGATTCTATATCCGTACGAGTAAAGAATAACAGGACATGAGAAAGATCGCTTGCATCCATCACATTTCCAGAACTCCACTGCTGAAGCATTCGACTAAATGCCATTTCAGCTCTGACTAAAAGGCCTTCATGCCATTGATTGCTTTCCGGGTACGCCGTCACATGTGCAATAGAACATCTTCGTTCACACTCCCCTGCCGACTTAAGTCTCCCCGGCTCCGCCTTTTCCCAGGAGCCCCGTTTGGTCCCATTATGCGACCCGGTGCGAATGATAGGAGAGAGCATCGGGTCTCCGGAAAGTGGCGAGGGAGAGCGAAACCAGACGGAAGTTAATGAACAGGTAGATAAATGGAGCAGAAAGGGCGGAAGAAAGTCAAGGACGTAAAAAGATAAGGAAAAAAttggaggggggggggggaataAATCATAAATATCAAAGTTCATCAATAGTGGGTCGTTTGGCACGATATCTTGTGGAAGGCATGAATGAATCAAGACGTACTCTCGTAAGATCTGCCGCTCGCGGCTTGAaatggaaaatgaaaacctCCTATCCTAAGAGGAACCCTTACAACCCATCCTGCAAGACATGAAAGATACCTGGCCATCTAGGGACATAGAAGGTTTCCCGCCACGCGTTCTGCCCCGTTCATTGCCACGAGGGTGTCAACAacagggaaagggaagaggtgACTATTGTGATAAACAGGGAAAACAAGGCGAAAGTGGGAGGACATGGGTGCAGGCGGAACAATCATAAAATCACAAGGTTCGTTTCAAAAACCAAAATAACAGAAACGGGGATACAGATGCAAAGAGCCCATCACAACTACGACGTAGATTTTTCGGGGGCTCCAGAGGTAGAGCTCCCCGCAGGAGTAACGGTTGACTCGGATGTACTAGCAGAAGACCCTTCTTCAGACTTGGAAGTAGCGTCAGTTTTAGATTGAGGTCCCGGGGTTCCTTCACGCTCATTCCTGGCAGAATCAGGCAATTCGCGTTGCACCTGACTAGGCAAGTCGCGGTCTTCCTCAGTTTGGTCAAAGAGCTCCTCGTCATTTTGATCAGGGACCAGTTCTGTGCCGTCACCTAGAAGAATAATGCGGCCGGAGCGAACACTGAAACCACGCGCGCGATCATTTTCCATATCGTAGTCATCCGGGTTTTCTTCAAACTGATTACGGATACCAGGGCCGCGGAATTCAGCTGCATCCCCGCTCAGTCAGTAGGGGTTGGAGGCCGTAGAATCCTCAAGAGACTTGCCGTATTCGGGAGGAGCGCAAGGGCCGTCGCCTTTGGCCACCCGCTCAGCTATCTGATTATACCACTCCTCTTTAGTCCTGCCGTTCAGGAGGCCAATGATTATCATAGTCATGTTGTCACATCCAACCCCACCAGTTTCGCTGTTTGAAGCCAAGCAGTTGTCCATCATGTTCTCACAAATCCGGTAAAGTTCTTGCTTCGCGGCGATACCGCGGCGGACAAACTCAACCACAGCCTGGGAAGACTGGCAGTCCCAGATACCTAAAGCTCGATATGAGTGTGCGATTGGCAAAAGAGGTGATCGGGGGAACACTTACCGTCACAGGCTATGACAAGgaattcatcgtcatcactgAGCTCATGGACTGTCACATCCGGATAAGCGGTCACGATCTGCTGTTCGGGCGCAAGCTCGGGGCTTTTCTTGAACTCGAAATCACCAATGGCTCGTGACAGGGCCAGGTTTCCGTTCACACGGCCGAAATCGACAAAGCCACCTGCGGCACTGATACGAGCCTTCTCGCCTAAAGTAGTTCATCAGTAAAAGACCACGACGAAGAGGCAAGTACATCTAGATATGAGCCACGAACCTTCATTCTGGGGTTTATGatcaaaagagagaggcTTTGCGCGGCCCTTGACTCCAAGCACAGAGCGAGAATCACCCGCATTGGCCTATGTCAGGTTAATGATTGACCAGGCCAACTATAGCTGATCGCTGAGTCGGTCATAAAACATGCTTCACGTACCACCCAGATCTTATGTTTTGAGATTACACTGACAGCTGCTGTGCAGCCGGAGACTTCCTCTTCGTATTTCGGGTCTAGCCAAATCAGTCTCTCAGGCCTcggcgaaaagaaagacggGAGAAGGGAAGCCCGGGACCCTTGTGGGCAACGCTCACGAACCTTCTAAGATAGCCCGATCGGTAGCTAAGAAACCATCTTTCAGGGCCTGTTCAATGTCGCCCTTTGCGAATGAATCCTGTTTTGCGACGATCTTGTGCACATTTTCTCCAGCAAACAGTGCGACTTTGTCTCCGCCGTGTCCATCGTATACTCCAAAGAAAGCTAGGCGTTTGGCAGGATCCGTTGATGTCTCTTCTGGACTCGTATATTTCGCGTGGAGGTCTAGGACGGCAGCATGAGCATCCTCCATGCTGATTCGCCAGCCCTGCATGGCTGAGACGCCGTAGATGCAGCAATCATCTTCGCCCTCGGACGAAGTCTAAAGAGTGTCAGACGACATTAGCACTAATGAGAACAATTCAGCGCGCAATGCTGTGCGGGCATGGGTTTGTGGACCATCCGCaggaaattttctttcctcatgTGGAGGACCCCGCAGGTGAGGTGCATCACGATGCGGTGCCTCGAGACCGGATCAACACAAGAGTAATTACAAAAGGAGAACCGCCAGAAAAGTTAATCGGGAATTgaacagaaaagagaaagatatatatatatatatataattgaaGTAGAGAGATCGTCCGTTGGGGAGCTTGTGGCAGGCCGACCGAGCACCCCTGCGGCCTCAGGACGGAAGGGAAGGAATTATTGCGTAAGGACATTGCAGTGTGGGGGGGTTCAGAAAGGAAGACCAGAGCAGCAACACTCGGTTTCACGTACCTTATCGACTACTGGTTCTGACAAAGTCTGACCCATTATTTCAAATGATCACGATTTAGAGGTTCTGGGAAGACTGTAGGCCAGAAATGCACATGCACAACTCAAAAGCAAAGAGGGAAAGGGCAAAAAATTcggggggaggggggaaagtTGTTCTGTcagagaggggaagaaggaagagagcaaaGAATCAGGTGGGCGAGAAAGGGTAAGGGCAGAATCGATAGGCGGCGGGCGGGAATGGCCCCAGTGGTCAATCCTCTCTATCACTGGAGCGGGCGAAGAAAATTGAGAACAATCGGGGGTGGGGACCCGGTCCGAATCTGCTGATGAAATAATCTTCAATAGCTATGAACCACCAAATTACGAAGAACGAGATCTTTGAATGCTTTGCGCGGATAGGaatcaaagagaagataatAAATCACTAACAACAGGGcgggaaggaaaggaaaaggtagGAATTGggggaggatgagaatggaaggaaggaagggaaagaaaatctcTGGAGTGTCACGGGTTTGTAcgcatgtatgtatgtgtcTCTGTACGAACagagatttcttttcttttttaaatattgCTTTTCCTCGTTTTGAATTCTAATTTCATTTGCCTTGTGTTTAGATTTCCTCTCAACAGGCAACCCTCGTCATCTAAAACGAAAAAGGACCCCAACACCAGGCAGACAAGCAGGTAGTAAACGTACATACATAAGTACATCCACccatacatactgtacatactgtacatactgtacTGTCGGCGCAGGTGATTTCCGTACCTGTCAGGGTTGAGTAATGACGTTTATCTTACTCCGTACCACCGCAAGAGATCCCCCTTCTAGAATCGTACTATGAGATCACCCCTGGTGGAATTCAGGAATAAGTTCAATGAACCCTTAAAGAGTAAGACTGACGCATGGAACCCAACCGAATTGAATTGACCCTTGGCGGTTTGAAAAGGGGTGCCTTGCTTTTACTCTcgtatttaatttagtacCTCCTCCGTACATACGCCGAGGCATTTCCTACCTTTTAATACCGTCGCCAGATGCAGCAGGAGGTCAGGTGTTAAGTTCACCCAGCACCCAACTAATTGCGGTGAGGCAAACATCAGGCCTTGCTTCATATGTTTGTTTGTGCTGTACATACGTACTGACAAAGTTCACTGGAGAGGTAAGGCAAGGTGCACGCAGATATTAATTGATCTCAATCTTTACCCTCCTTGCTCGTGCTCCAATTCTCCGACCTTTTCCCCAACCCTATCGGAAATAAGGCCATGTGCACCTCGATGACAGGTCGAGGTAGGCCCACGAACTGGATTGCTGCATGAACTCATGCTATAACTTTACGCCTAAGAAGGGGAACACAAGCAGAGGGATATCTAAAATCTTGGAGAACACGTATACCCATGGatctcaatatatatatttcttagATGAGAAGTGAACTTAACGAGGCGTCCGTACGCTAGACGCGGCCAGTCCTGCCAGCAAAAACAGTATAGCACCCATCATGTATGGCAAACCCATCCAGGTACCACCCAAAGTCATGCCTTCTCTAAATGCACTGGCAAGCAACGGTCCAGCAATCATGCTCCCAATCCCCTGGACAAGAGCGATTGTGGTGTTGAGCGTCCCGATTTGAGACTCTGCAACCAAAGTTGTGGCCACATTGCGGAGGGTGGAATAGAAGCCCCATCCTAAGGCCAGAATGGATACGCCGAAGGCGAACAGCACTGGGTGGTCGGCCACTGCCATGATGCCGAATCCAACTGCTAGAATGGCCGCGCTTCCCTGTGTTATTCGAAGATCCCTGACAGCTGGCGAAAGGTACCGGTTTAAGTAGTGGGAGATAGTTGGTAGCAATAGAAGCAAGACGACGAGGTCGATCATTCCTTTTAGAGAGATGAGAAAGCTTGCCTAGAGATGATTTGTTAGTGGCTATATTCGGCCCTTTGTCACGCAGCATCGCACCTTTGCCATAGTCCATGAGTAACGCTTGGAAGCATATTGGATGATCAACTGGAGGGCCTGCCCTCCAACACTAGCCGCCAGGAATGCAATTGAGATAGCTACCGTGTTGACATTTCCCCAGATGAATGCAGTTAAGTGCATGATATGGGAACCTGCACTATAGAGGGACCCTTTCCGTTTAGACGATGAGGGTGGCGGGACAAGGCAATCACGCTCCTCCTCTGCCGATTCAGATTCCGACTCGTTTAGCGACTTCGGAAGAGTCTCCGGGATAAGTATGGCTGCCAGTAAGCCACAACCCTCACAGAGCCAGCCGAGTAGGAATGGGAGCCACGGCGACCAGGACATTAGCCAAGCACTCAGAGGAGTTGCGAGGATCTCGGCAAGTAGAACAGCCGCAAAGAGCACGAAGAATATGTTTGCACTGGACAATGCACAGGAATTAGTATATCCATTACAGATAGGTGGGGGAGAGACATTTCCATACCGCTGCTCTGCGGGAAAGATGTCTGTGACAATGGTGAAGGCCACAGAGCTGGCTATTT
This Aspergillus flavus chromosome 1, complete sequence DNA region includes the following protein-coding sequences:
- a CDS encoding phosphorylcholine transferase (unnamed protein product), translated to MSSPSSAGKRKRSASQHLPSNVTSADLLQPSSRDASGEDGDDSTGPNTPLSVKYRKQAPIDVTSAGNVPPSKRARKSSAAGEQTNGPATEEPSALSKEDPGEPSETTVASSDIENQSKGRSGLQIKTADVEETEDMMQPPQRAGLQDPVGYHTNPPPVGRPVRVYADGVFDLFHVGHMRQLEQAKKAFPDVHLMVGVTGDEETHNRKGLTVLSGAERAESVRHCKWVDEVIPNCPWLLTPEFLDEHQIDYVAHDDLPYGAAEGDDIYAPIKAQGKFLVTQRTEGVSTTGIITRIVRDYDQYISRQFKRGASRQELNVSWLKKNELEIKRHVAEIRDNIRNNWTTTGQELGRELRQLWQNSRPGSPAPSARNSVDMGSTRGNVVSPTTGAMKTHLSRVESVGRSESPIGNGRNEDFATGYSLGLIGGVRAWMRSRRSLLESRAPSPTSEEEHESEQERSNGHIEPFKSPANAATN
- a CDS encoding major facilitator superfamily domain-containing protein, yielding MVSGQDLDSEISTPLLGTHPSGALVEYKHKRWTLFLLCTVIVTLDFGTFLSIAPQTQIMESIVCRKFHPGLFVDLPYGKFLSDNTPCKSVDVQGELALISGWKDTLDQIPGIILALPLGFLLDRIGRKPIAMLSMTGLLMEEIAIRIICLYSEAIPLRAIWFTPLFQLCGGGSQIASSVAFTIVTDIFPAEQRANIFFVLFAAVLLAEILATPLSAWLMSWSPWLPFLLGWLCEGCGLLAAILIPETLPKSLNESESESAEEERDCLVPPPSSSKRKGSLYSAGSHIMHLTAFIWGNVNTVAISIAFLAASVGGQALQLIIQYASKRYSWTMAKASFLISLKGMIDLVVLLLLLPTISHYLNRYLSPAVRDLRITQGSAAILAVGFGIMAVADHPVLFAFGVSILALGWGFYSTLRNVATTLVAESQIGTLNTTIALVQGIGSMIAGPLLASAFREGMTLGGTWMGLPYMMGAILFLLAGLAASSVRTPR
- a CDS encoding serine/threonine protein phosphatase (protein phosphatase 2C); translation: MGQTLSEPVVDKTSSEGEDDCCIYGVSAMQGWRISMEDAHAAVLDLHAKYTSPEETSTDPAKRLAFFGVYDGHGGDKVALFAGENVHKIVAKQDSFAKGDIEQALKDGFLATDRAILEDPKYEEEVSGCTAAVSVISKHKIWVANAGDSRSVLGVKGRAKPLSFDHKPQNEGEKARISAAGGFVDFGRVNGNLALSRAIGDFEFKKSPELAPEQQIVTAYPDVTVHELSDDDEFLVIACDGIWDCQSSQAVVEFVRRGIAAKQELYRICENMMDNCLASNSETGGVGCDNMTMIIIGLLNGRTKEECGDAAEFRGPGIRNQFEENPDDYDMENDRARGFSVRSGRIILLGDGTELVPDQNDEELFDQTEEDRDLPSQVQRELPDSARNEREGTPGPQSKTDATSKSEEGSSASTSESTVTPAGSSTSGAPEKSTS